Proteins encoded within one genomic window of Prunus dulcis unplaced genomic scaffold, ALMONDv2, whole genome shotgun sequence:
- the LOC117613397 gene encoding uncharacterized protein LOC117613397: protein MTLREAAQDWFHTLSSGSINSFKELTYVFTKEYTSYRTIKKNPDHLFNLRKKPEESLRDYIKRFKAEKANIVGCDDQIASSAFKKGLPAEHDLYRELTITPSQTLAEVFATAERYALWDEDRIAAKKSTEQEDRPAKRAEQRSDRLGSRDKDKGRPRPQREATTKENYTKFSIPIHQILAQVKDKPWVKSPSPLKGDPDKRDTRKYCAFHATHGHNTNNCFAWKAHLEELVREGHCTEFIARQAIQQIEDRDTAKEPPQKVIRINTILADSEESGLTNKEKKRKIKQATMISQVSTSLSLAEDDPVIGFQKKDLIGLDLPHNDALVISIQIAQAMVD, encoded by the coding sequence atgactttGCGAGAAGCAGCTCAGGATTGGTTCCATACCCTATCATCCGGGTCGATCAACAGCTTCAAGGAGCTTACTTACGTCTTCACTAAAGAATACACTTCTTATCGgacgatcaagaagaaccctgaCCATCTGTTCAACCTGCGCAAGAAGCCCGAGGAATCCCttcgagattacatcaagaggttcaaagcaGAAAAGGCCAACATCGTAGGGTGCGATGACCAAATCGCATCCTCCGCATTTAAGAAAGGTCTTCCAGCAGAACATGACTTATATCGCGAGCTGACTATCACTCCCAGCCAGACTCTGGCAGAGGTCTTCGCGACCGCAGAACGCTACGCACTCTGGGATGAAGATCGAATCGCCGCGAAGAAGTCTACTGAGCAGGAAGATCGACCGGCCAAGCGGGCAGAACAAAGAAGCGACAGGCTTGGCAGCAGGGACAAAGACAAAGGCAGGCCACGCCCACAAAGAGAGGCCACGACGAAAGAGAACTACACCAAGTTCTCTATTCCCATACACCAAATTTTGGCCCAAGTGAAGGACAAACCTTGGGTAAAAAGCCCTTCACCCTTGAAAGGAGATCCGGACAAGAGGGATACCAGAAAATATTGTGCCTTCCATGCGACACATGGGCACAATACGAATAATTGCTTTGCTTGGAAAGCGCATCTTGAAGAACTCGTGAGAGAAGGTCATTGCACGGAGTTCATCGCGAGGCAGGCCATCCAGCAGATAGAAGACCGCGATACCGCCAAGGAGCCACCCCAGaaggtcataaggattaacacaATCCTAGCCGACTCCGAGGAGTCTGGACtgaccaacaaagaaaagaagaggaagatcaaacAGGCTACTATGATCTCCCAAGTCTCAACTAGCCTCTCACTGGCAGAAGACGATCCCGTGATCGGCTTTCAAAAGAAAGACTTAATCGGCCTTGATCTACCACACAATGACGCCCTTGTCATCAGCATTCAAATCGCTCAGGCCATGGTCGACTGA